DNA from Coffea arabica cultivar ET-39 chromosome 10c, Coffea Arabica ET-39 HiFi, whole genome shotgun sequence:
GGCATGGAGTTTGAAACTGAAGATCAGGCTTGGCAATACTATTTGGCATATGCCAAACTAGTTGGATTTGGTGTTAGAAAAAGTAAAAGCCACAATGACAAGTATGGCAAATTGATTGCTAGGACATTTTGTTGCAGCGCTGAAGGAAAACGGGGAAAAGATAAACAAGATGGTAGCGTGAAAGCCCCTCGCCCAAAAACAAGGTGTGGTTGTTTGGCACGAATGAAAGTTAATAGTCGCCAAACTGGCAAGTTCCGTGTGATTGAATTTGTGGTAGAGCATAATCATTACctttcaagtccaaataaaacTCATCTATATAGAAGCCACAGGAGTATTACTTCTAACTTAGCTGTTGACATTGAAATGGCACATAATGTTGGAATAGCACCAAAAGTAGCTCATGAGCTTATGGCTAGGCAAGCTGGTGGATGAGAGAATGTAGGTTTTATTCCTGAAgattataaaaattatttgcGTTCTAAGAGAACAAGAGATGTGAAGATAGGGGATACAGGAGGGGTTCTTGAATATTtacaaaaaatgcaatttgaggaccCTAACTTTTTTTATACGATACAAGTTG
Protein-coding regions in this window:
- the LOC113714150 gene encoding protein FAR1-RELATED SEQUENCE 5-like: MGSKPSPCRQLHFEEFKEQEEDFDIVNEGNIHDIEETSGLNSVKDLNKIHSSIPNETIPHIGMEFETEDQAWQYYLAYAKLVGFGVRKSKSHNDKYGKLIARTFCCSAEGKRGKDKQDGSVKAPRPKTRCGCLARMKVNSRQTGKFRVIEFVVEHNHYLSSPNKTHLYRSHRSITSNLAVDIEMAHNVGIAPKVAHELMARQAGG